Proteins from a genomic interval of Pseudodesulfovibrio nedwellii:
- a CDS encoding cache domain-containing protein — translation MKRLALIIFCLITIFTVVLVTYFISMNQQINTAWHNSKIQLETSQSLFLDKINKYKHLPFTVSKNRTILRLFENRADYIKTGILIKAIQVRSGAAVVYIMDKQGNTIASSNYDEPDSFVGKNYEFRPYFQRAMDGREGSMYAIGATSGIPGYYLSHPIMLNSEIVGVAVVKFELSELQNTWKATNNIVMAKDPNGVIVLSSREDWINKTLAPLPKRLLKAARKGRLYKGAPLAPLAVSTGKSLGTQWIEIDQTRYLLNEQRVLGKQWELLVLVPWSDMVDNSMRKSLIAFLASLAAAAGILLIQAHFLKKRMERRIERARRTRRIDSEREESLRQLADSIAHQIRNPLIGIGGNANLLKRKIPEDENMIEHLGTIMNCCHDLEQLVVSVRDYIDIMPTEAIPFDLETLVEKAHFKVMADVNPPLEAVHWRISIAPVSLPMDEILIGKALHEILTNALEARNSDTISIEIIGEWKTTKECASKFDLPSEKCYVLTIYDSGSGIDADIFNHVMEPFFSTKPHGSGLGLAKAKRVVQLFNGEFAIASPVPGHTEWSTMVQLTMPFLVDLKIEQ, via the coding sequence ATGAAACGTCTCGCTTTAATCATCTTCTGTCTCATAACGATATTTACCGTCGTTCTGGTCACCTATTTCATATCCATGAATCAACAGATCAACACCGCGTGGCATAATTCCAAAATCCAACTTGAAACATCACAAAGTCTTTTTCTTGATAAAATAAACAAATATAAACATTTACCATTTACAGTATCCAAAAACAGGACGATTCTGAGACTTTTCGAAAACCGTGCAGACTACATCAAAACGGGAATATTGATCAAGGCTATTCAAGTCCGCTCAGGCGCAGCCGTCGTCTACATCATGGACAAACAAGGCAACACAATCGCGTCGAGCAATTATGATGAACCGGATAGTTTCGTCGGCAAAAACTATGAATTTCGGCCCTATTTTCAACGGGCTATGGATGGTCGGGAAGGGTCCATGTATGCCATCGGCGCTACGAGCGGCATCCCCGGCTACTATCTCTCCCATCCCATCATGCTGAACTCCGAAATCGTCGGCGTGGCAGTGGTAAAATTCGAACTCTCGGAACTTCAAAATACATGGAAGGCCACGAACAACATCGTCATGGCAAAAGATCCCAACGGCGTCATTGTCCTTTCAAGTCGAGAAGACTGGATCAACAAAACTCTTGCCCCTTTGCCGAAACGACTCCTAAAAGCAGCCCGCAAGGGACGTTTATACAAGGGTGCTCCACTTGCCCCGCTTGCTGTTTCCACCGGAAAAAGCTTGGGTACTCAGTGGATCGAAATCGACCAGACACGATACCTACTCAATGAACAACGGGTCCTCGGCAAACAATGGGAATTGCTTGTCCTTGTTCCATGGTCTGACATGGTAGACAACAGCATGCGAAAAAGTCTCATTGCCTTTTTGGCAAGCCTCGCGGCCGCGGCCGGCATACTCCTCATCCAGGCACACTTTCTTAAAAAACGCATGGAACGAAGGATCGAAAGGGCCAGACGGACCCGACGAATTGACTCGGAAAGAGAGGAATCGCTCAGGCAACTTGCAGACTCCATCGCCCACCAGATTCGCAACCCGCTCATTGGCATAGGAGGCAATGCCAACCTGCTGAAACGGAAAATCCCGGAGGACGAGAACATGATTGAACACCTTGGAACAATCATGAACTGTTGCCACGATCTGGAGCAACTGGTTGTCTCTGTCAGGGATTATATTGACATCATGCCAACGGAAGCCATTCCCTTCGATTTGGAAACATTGGTCGAGAAAGCCCATTTTAAAGTCATGGCTGACGTAAATCCGCCACTCGAAGCTGTCCATTGGCGCATCAGCATAGCCCCGGTTTCATTGCCCATGGACGAAATCCTCATCGGTAAAGCTCTCCATGAAATCCTTACCAATGCGTTGGAGGCAAGAAACTCCGACACCATTTCAATCGAAATTATCGGCGAATGGAAGACAACAAAAGAATGCGCTAGCAAATTCGATCTTCCCAGCGAGAAGTGCTATGTGCTCACGATCTACGACTCAGGCAGTGGCATTGATGCAGACATTTTCAATCATGTCATGGAACCTTTTTTCTCGACCAAACCGCACGGCTCAGGTCTCGGCCTCGCCAAAGCAAAACGCGTCGTACAGCTATTCAACGGCGAGTTCGCCATTGCTTCACCTGTTCCCGGACACACGGAATGGAGTACCATGGTACAATTGACCATGCCATTTCTGGTCGATCTGAAAATCGAACAATGA
- the ybaK gene encoding Cys-tRNA(Pro) deacylase: MTPAIDKAKKAGITFFVHEYEHDSTAESYGMEAAQKLKIAPERVFKTLVVGSSTKDLTVAVLPVSKQLDMKLLAKAIGVKKVGMADIGMVERVTGYVVGGVSPLGQKKSLKTVVDASAEGYETIFVSGGRRGVDIELSPYDLATLTRALFATVAK, translated from the coding sequence ATGACCCCAGCTATTGATAAGGCGAAGAAGGCCGGTATTACTTTTTTTGTTCACGAATATGAGCATGATTCAACTGCTGAATCGTATGGCATGGAAGCGGCTCAAAAATTAAAAATTGCTCCTGAAAGAGTTTTTAAGACCCTTGTTGTCGGGAGCAGTACGAAAGATTTGACAGTGGCTGTCCTGCCTGTTTCAAAACAGTTGGACATGAAGCTGCTGGCCAAGGCCATCGGGGTGAAGAAAGTGGGGATGGCAGACATCGGAATGGTTGAGCGGGTGACCGGTTACGTTGTTGGCGGCGTGAGTCCCCTTGGTCAGAAAAAGTCGCTCAAGACAGTCGTCGATGCTTCGGCAGAAGGGTACGAAACCATCTTTGTGAGTGGCGGGCGCAGGGGAGTGGATATCGAACTTTCTCCATATGATCTTGCGACGTTGACCCGTGCTTTGTTCGCTACGGTTGCAAAATAG